A segment of the Planifilum fimeticola genome:
ACAACCCTCCGTTTCGGAAACCTGGCCATCGATCTGAAACAGCGGAAGGTGCACGTCCGGAACCGGGAAGTGCCGATGACGGGCAAGGAATTTGACATCCTTCGCCTTTTGGCCATGCATCCGGGCCAGGTGTTTTCCAGGGAACAAATCTACGAAAAAATTTGGGGCTTCGGGGAAGGCAGCAGCGCCACGGTGACCGAGCACATCAAAAAAATCCGGGCGAAGCTTTCCGCCGTCGAACCCGGGCTGAATCCCATCACCACCGTTTGGGGGATTGGATACCGTTGGGAAAAATGAACACTCCTCCGACTTTTCGCCGTCAGTTCATCCGCCTGGCCCTGTCCGTCATCCTGTGGAGCGCCGCAACCTCCACGCTGATCTGGCTCCTTCTCGGCCTGTCGACCTTATCTTTCTTCCGGCCCGCCAACTTCTACGAAAAACAGGTGCCGGCCATTCTCCGTTTCGCGGAAGAATCGGGAGCCAAATTGCTGGATCCCGAAAACCGCCCCCTTTTGGAAGAGGAAATTCCGTCCGAAGGCGTCTCCTACCGGGTCCTCCCCCTGCGAGGGGGGGAGGGCTACGGAACGCTTTCCCCTCCGGAAAAAGCGAATCCGGAACAGTGGATTCGAAAAGTGAACACGACGGAAACCCGGGACGGACGGATCTACCGGTACGTTCCCCTGAGCGACGGTCAGGGACGGCTGATGGGAGTGCTCGTGCTCAGCTATCAAATCTCTTTTCTGAAGGCCAACGACTCTCCCTTGGCGGCGGTCGTTCTCGTTCTGGCGATGGCCACTCCCTTTGTCACCCTCGCCTTCTTCACCTACTGGTTCGGCCGTCGCCTTGAAAGGAGGATCTCCCCTGCGATCGCCTCCTTGATGGAAGGGGCAACCCGGGTGGAACGGAGAGACTTGGACTTCACCCTGGGTGAAGTGGGCGGAACCCGGGAACTGGACGCCTTGGGCAAAGCCTTTGAAAACATGCGCCGTTCCCTCCGCGCATCCCTCGAAACCCAGTGGAGGGCGGAACAGGGGCGCCGGGAGATGCTGGCCGCCCTGGCCCACGATCTGTTCACCCCGCTCACGATCATTCTCGGACATGCCGAGAACCTCCTGAATCGGACTTCGCAGGAAGACGAGCGCCGTCATCGTTCCCTCCGGGCCATTCAAACCAATGCCCGGCGAGCGATCCGGATGCTGGAGGAAATGCAGGAAGCCAACCGATTGGAACGACCCGATTTCTCCCTTTCCCCCTCCCCTCTGGACCTCGGCGCCTACCTGACGGAGAAAAAGGAAGAGTACCTCTCCCTCTGCTCGCAAATGGGGATCCGTTTGCATTTCAGCCTGGAGGATTTTCGCCGCCATCCCCGCCCGATGCGGGTGGACGGACATCGCCTGTCGCAGATCCTGGACAACGTGATTACCAATGCCCTTCGGTACACCCCCGCCCGGGGAGAGATACGCTGGCGCGTTCTCCTGGATGAGGAGGGGGTGGAAATGGAGATCACCGACACGGGTCCCGGCCTTTCCGAAAAGGACCTGCGCCACCTCTTCCAGCCCTTCTACCGGGGAGACCCGGCGCGTAAATCGGGCTCGGGACATGCCGGGCTGGGAATGTACATCGCCAAGACCCTTGCGGAGAAACACGGCGGATGGATCACCGCGGGCAACGCACCCGAGGGGGGAGCGCGATTCCGCTTTCGCATCGCCGAGCTGTAGAGGGAAATCGGGATCGCGAAAAAACGGATGCCCTCCTGCGGGCATCCGCCACAAATCCCCTTCACCCGTACAAATCGAACATGTTGACCGGATGGCCCAGTTGTTTCAGGTACTGAAACAGCTGGGACCGGTGGTGATAAACGTGGGTGACGATCTCAACGAGCCATTTGGCCTGGGTGGAGCCGTGATCGGCATAGAAGGGCTTCGTCGTTCGGGTCAGGAACGTCTCTTTGTCCAAACCGCGCATGTAATCGCACAACGACTGAAAGCCCTCTTCCATCCATTCACACAGCTTCTCCGGATCGGAAGAGGCGTATTCCGACTCCAGCCTGCGCACTTCCTCCTCGCTCTTTTCCTGAAGAATGGCCAGATCGACGAGCGGAATCTGCGCCAGATGATTCGCCAGCTCTCCCAGCGAACGCATGTTGTCCGCCGGTCGGAAATCCCACTCCCCGGGCCTGACCCGAGCCAGCAGTTTCTTGGTCGTCCTTACGCCGGCTCCCAATTCCTCGAGCAAAAGTTCTCGCAATGCCTCTGTTCCCTTCCCGGTCATTTCCGCGGCGCTTCCCGCAGGAAGCACCTTCCCTCCTTTCGGACTCGGAACATGTGTTCGTTTATCTATTCGACATCTCCCGGAATGATTCCTCCCCTTTCCGCCCGGGTGGAGCCGGCCGGGGTTTGGTGTTATAGTTGGATCGCACCCCCATTAATCACCCATTCGCGGGAGGGATCAAACCGTGCACGTCCGTTTCGAAACCCCCCACCAATACGTCTTCATCCACGAAAACGTGAAGCACTTGCTGCTGATCTGGTCCAAGGAATCCAAAAAGCAGCTCTTCATTGCGGAAGAAGAGGAAGACGCCCTGGTGCTCCGCTATCCGGGAGAAACCTACACCGAAACCGTCCTGGAGCAGGTCGAGCCCGTCTTCTTTCTGGACCTGGAGGGCGGGGTGGAAGCGATCCTGGGCGCCACCTTCTACCACCAGAACAGGCTGATCGGCATGTATTACGACAAAAAACATCCTACGGGGCCCCCCTACTTCTTCGAAATCGAAGACGGGTCCCCTTCGGAAATTCCCGACGAGGAATACCAGGCGGTCGCGCAAACCTTTGCGAAGGAGTTTCCCGAATACGTTTCGGAGGAACCGGGGAAATGACCCTTTGAAACCGCAGTTCGGCATAGTCCGCCGGTTCCGGGGAAAACTGCAAAAAAGCGCATTCAAAGGAGACTTCGCCATGAAGAAGCAAAGGGACAAGGAAGCCCGTCTCTCGGGCAATGACAATCGCCGCACCGGTCGGCAGCCGGAGGCCGCCCGGGATCCGAGACCCGGGTACGGAAACAAAAAATTGGACGGGCCCAATATCCCGTCCACTTGAGATTCCGGAAATCCGATTCCGAGGCGGACTTCCGTCCTCCTCGGAATCGGAGCCATCACGGGGCGGATGAAGGGCCGCCCCGTTTTTTTCGAAATTCAACTCGTCACCGCCACGATTCCCTCTTCCCCCTGCCTGGCCTCCGCCTTCTTCAGCTCAACCTTTTCGCCTTCCTGCAGGTTGGTGAAAAGGATCGGGGTGATGACGGACGTCGCCTTGTTCCGGAGGAGTTCCAGATCCACTTCCATCAGCTTTTGACCCGGCTTGACCGCATCCCCTTCCGAGATGAAAGGCTTGAAACCTTCTCCCTGGAGGTTGACGGTGTCGATCCCGATGTGAATCAGGATCTCCCGGCCCCCCTTGGAACGGATGCCGATGGCGTGCTTGGTGGGAAAGAGATTGACGATCTCCCCTTCCACGGGAGAGACGACGACCCCCTCCGCCGGATCGATCGCAAAGCCGTCCCCCATCATTTTTTGGGAAAACACCTGGTCCGGCACCTCGGTGATCGGAAGCAGCCTGCCGGTCATCGGAGAAACGAAGGTTTCCTCCTCACCGGGTGAAGGTGTTACGCCGGCGCGTTCCGCTTCCTTTTCGGGGGATCCTTTTCCGATGAGACGCTGCAGTTTTCCAATCGCCTGTTTGAACATCATCTGACCCTTCCATTTCCTTGATCACGATTTCGAATACAAAACTAGTATCGTGGATTAAAGGATATTTTTCAACACCCGGGTCAGGACTTCCGCCGAGTGATGCAATTTTTTCCGTTCCTCCTCCGTCAAATTCAAATCAACCACTTCCCTCACGCCGGAGCGATTCACCACCGCCGGAACGCCGATGTAAATATCCTCGAGCCCGTATTCCCCGCTGAGCAGGGTGGACACGGTGAGCACCGAATTCTCATCGTTCAGAATGGCGCGGGTCAAACGGGCCAGTCCCATCGCAATGGCGTAATAGGTTGCTCCCTTTCGTTCAATGATATGATAGGCCGCATCCCTCACCTTGACAAAAATTTGATCCAACTCTTCCCGGCTGGGGCCGATCCCCTGTTTCAAATATTCCGAGATGGGGCGCACACCGATGCTGGCATGGCTCCAGACGGGCAACTCCGTATCCCCATGCTCCCCGATGATGTAGGCGTGCACATTTTGCGGATTCACACGGTACGCCCCGCTCAGCAAATGGCGCAGGCGGGCGGTATCCAGGATCGTTCCGGATCCGATCACGCGACGGGCGGGCAACCCGGAAAACTTCCAGGTGGCATAGGACAGGACATCCACCGGATTGGTTGCGACCAGGAACAGTCCGTTAAAGCCGCTCTCCATCACCTGATCGACGATGGAACGAAAAATTTGAGCGTTCCGACCCGCAAGATCCAGACGGGTCTCTCCCGGGCGTTGATTGGCCCCGGCGGTGATTACCACCAGGTCCGCATCCTTGCAGTCGGCGTAATCCCCCGCCCAGATGCGCATCGGCGCGCCGAAGGGAACCGCATGGTTCAGGTCCATCGCGTCCCCTTCCGCCTTTTTTTGATTGATGTCGACCAGGATCAACTCATTGCCCAGCCCTTGATTCACCAGGGCGTAAGCATAGCTGGAGCCCACAAATCCGGTTCCGATCACAACGATGCGAGTCACTTTGCCCGATTCCATTTTCTCCTCCCCTTCTCTTTGATTCTTTGATCGCTTCCCTCAACGGGTGCGGGCGGGCCGATGGCCGCCTCTACTTCTTGAAAAGGCAGGTCCCCGCCACCGCCGCCGAAGCCGATGACGGAATACCCGCCCTTTTCGCGTCACCGATTCTCCAATTTTTCCACCCGTTTCTTCAGATCGTCGATCACCCGGTAGTTTTCCACGAACCGCTTGACCAGGTTCAATTCCGCCAGCGCCGTCATGAGGTGATCCTGGGCGTGGATGGCGAGAAAACTCGGCGGATTATCCCCCGTCGACTGCACCAAATCCGTCTGCCACTTGTGCCCTTTCATCAATTCCTCTTCCGCTTCCTGAAGAAGCTTCTCCGCATCTTCAAACCGGAACTCCTCCGCCGCGTCCAGCGCTTCATACGCTTTCCCGCGGGCGTTTCCTCCATAAAGCACCAGATGGAAAATGGCTTGTTCCAGATCCAATGGGGTCACTCCTTGTCTGCTCAGCCCGTTTGGGCGGATTGTTCCTGCTCAATCAGCGATTTTTCGTACCGCTTAAAGAACGGCCAGTAAATCAGGGCGGCGATCACGGCGTCGATCACCTGGACCAGCCCCGCGAGGACGGACCCGCCGGTGGCGATGAATCCGCCGAGGA
Coding sequences within it:
- a CDS encoding PTS lactose/cellobiose transporter subunit IIA, which gives rise to MTPLDLEQAIFHLVLYGGNARGKAYEALDAAEEFRFEDAEKLLQEAEEELMKGHKWQTDLVQSTGDNPPSFLAIHAQDHLMTALAELNLVKRFVENYRVIDDLKKRVEKLENR
- a CDS encoding L-lactate dehydrogenase; translated protein: MESGKVTRIVVIGTGFVGSSYAYALVNQGLGNELILVDINQKKAEGDAMDLNHAVPFGAPMRIWAGDYADCKDADLVVITAGANQRPGETRLDLAGRNAQIFRSIVDQVMESGFNGLFLVATNPVDVLSYATWKFSGLPARRVIGSGTILDTARLRHLLSGAYRVNPQNVHAYIIGEHGDTELPVWSHASIGVRPISEYLKQGIGPSREELDQIFVKVRDAAYHIIERKGATYYAIAMGLARLTRAILNDENSVLTVSTLLSGEYGLEDIYIGVPAVVNRSGVREVVDLNLTEEERKKLHHSAEVLTRVLKNIL
- a CDS encoding sensor histidine kinase; translation: MNTPPTFRRQFIRLALSVILWSAATSTLIWLLLGLSTLSFFRPANFYEKQVPAILRFAEESGAKLLDPENRPLLEEEIPSEGVSYRVLPLRGGEGYGTLSPPEKANPEQWIRKVNTTETRDGRIYRYVPLSDGQGRLMGVLVLSYQISFLKANDSPLAAVVLVLAMATPFVTLAFFTYWFGRRLERRISPAIASLMEGATRVERRDLDFTLGEVGGTRELDALGKAFENMRRSLRASLETQWRAEQGRREMLAALAHDLFTPLTIILGHAENLLNRTSQEDERRHRSLRAIQTNARRAIRMLEEMQEANRLERPDFSLSPSPLDLGAYLTEKKEEYLSLCSQMGIRLHFSLEDFRRHPRPMRVDGHRLSQILDNVITNALRYTPARGEIRWRVLLDEEGVEMEITDTGPGLSEKDLRHLFQPFYRGDPARKSGSGHAGLGMYIAKTLAEKHGGWITAGNAPEGGARFRFRIAEL
- a CDS encoding DinB family protein, translated to MRELLLEELGAGVRTTKKLLARVRPGEWDFRPADNMRSLGELANHLAQIPLVDLAILQEKSEEEVRRLESEYASSDPEKLCEWMEEGFQSLCDYMRGLDKETFLTRTTKPFYADHGSTQAKWLVEIVTHVYHHRSQLFQYLKQLGHPVNMFDLYG